The DNA window GTGCATTGTGTACAGACTGCCGTGagacaacccaagatcttgcaaataaagaaccaactattacaacacatctttgttttccttgctcgatgacggacatcttgaacaaaacgcaacaCTCTCTATTTCTCTAtctctttctctctatttctctctctctctctctctctctctctctctctctctctctctctcgctctttcaTTTCCCGACATTTTCTCCATTCTCTTTCATTTCCCCCGACATTCTCGCCATTTTCTCTTTCGTTTCCCCGTTTTCGTGTCCACTCTACActacaggtgtcaaactcaaggcccgggggccagatacggcccgccacataattttatgtggcctgcgaagacaaattgtgcatcaaattcgtgtgtcattactagagttgcaaattgtcttcacttttaatgtttttttaaaaatatttgaccagttttaactcgtctgatttgaaaacgagttatttgtcagtttgttttgtagcttttactgtatataatatgaggtgctcatacatttatttgggttgacagtcataatggccctccgaaagaagctatgactaaaATGCGGCCCACGATAAAATGAGTTTAGTAAACTCTCGATATCATGTCTTGAAGTGCAAAGTATGCCGTCGCCATCGCGTTATATGGTgatggtgtacctaatcaaaTGTCCCTTCGCTCCTTTTGGGAATGCAGCTGGACTTCATTTCCCGTTGTGCACCGCGACAAAAAGCGAAACTAAAGGGAACCCAGGAGAAAAGTCGGCTGttgagaggaaaacaaaaacgcgAGCGAGCGGGGGCTCTCCCTGTGTGGGCGTCCAACTCGAGGGAGAAAGGAAAGGGAAACGGCCCTCTTCCTCGTAAACGAAAGTTGACTTTGACGCAGCGGGCTATAAAAGCTGCAATTTGGACACTGGCTCGGCGGCAGTCGAAGGCGAGACGTTTCTTCACGGTGAGTTGATGAAGTTCTTATGGTGCTTTTAAACGTCGTGTTGACATTGTCGTgtgatttcttttaatttttctgTAGATGTCGTACACGGTGGTTTTCTTTGATCTGGAGACAACTGGACTGGGTATGGCACAAAAATCTACTTGATGACTTTGCTATCAGCGTCAAACACCCcagctcttatttatttaaaatactgTGGCAGAAGTGAGGAACACgtctttattttataactGTCTGCCAACAactgtgacatcacaaagGACCACCcaccagggccggttctaggaatgcacataagagggggcagtcagtttttacacatttttaacactgttagtgttttcttcacggcagttgttagctgtgtgtccagatctcaacctggagaagtgggttgcactctgtcaggcctctacactaagacctgtccagcttgggtgtcccacctgaagattaaagcttctgctggtatagctcttaggcacgcaaaccccctgaccacaataaggtggcaatctctcaggggggggggacatataatatgaatgttatattaactattatttgagttgtcgttaatcattagttatatcacgggtcgcTACGACGAGTTtagtggagtttttactgcttcttccaactcctaccgctgactgtaacttgacactctctggctgcgtcttgcctcatttgcatactcacagtgattggatgtttacggaggggcgcggagtcctgacagcaggctgtgtgagggaggacacacactgcaccgacatgagagaagagagggggctgattaacgtgtgtttctatcagcggatttttcacttcaataaatttgattcgagggggcaggacatctgtttgagggggcgttgccccctcttgcccctgcgtagagccggcactgccACCCACCcttgtgtggaaaaaataaaaccaaaataaaatctttataGTACGTAGTTCTCAAACCTTTTACCGTGAATAGCTTACAAGCTCGCAAAGTTGTCCGACTAATTAAAAAAGTGCTGTTTGtgttaaacaaaaaagttattcgaatgttttccttttattgacttcattttagttttttcatatttgtttcTGTGAATCTTTAATATACGACTAGAGAGTGCTGTCATACCCCTTGTGGTGCTTTAACCACACATTGGCAGTCTCACTGTTCTCGTTGATTGTACTTTGTTTTAAATAGTGTCAATTTAATTTTTGCAAACAATTTAGTTATAGGTAAAACTAACATGTGTTTTTTGTACTTATTGAAGACAGTTTAGTCTTTAATGATGATAGCATAAATGAGTTGGTCTTGGTTGAAGCTAACTTCAATGAAGCGCACGTGCATCTTTTTTCTGGTAAACTCCGTAAAACGAAATATATGTTCTCTCCCTTTCCCGCAGACACTCAAAAGTGCGATATCATCCAGATCGCGGCCGTCTGCAACAGACGGGTCTTCAACACCTATGTCGTCCCCCGCTGCGCACTCACCAAGGAGGCCAGCGACGTAACGGGTTTCTCGCTGGCGAACGGCTGTCTCTTCCGCCACGGGAAACCCATGGACACCGTCCCACTCCGCCAGGCTCTCGATTCTTTCATGGAGTTCCTGTCCTCTTTCTGTGGGCCGCTGTACCTAGCCGCCCACAACGCCAACCGCTTTGACGCGCCCGTCCTGAACCGGGTGCTGAGGGAGTTCTCCCTCCTCCACCCGTTTCAGAGTGTCGTGTTCGCATACCTGGACACCTTTCTGCTCAGCAAGAGGATGTTCCGCAATTTCTATAGCTACTCCTTGGCGTACATGGTGCAGTACTTCCTGGAGAAATCCTACGACGCCCACAACGCACTGGAGGATGCCAGGATGCTGCAGGAGCTGTTTCAGGTGTGGAAGCCGGGCAGGAATGTCGTGTTGAATTGCTTGATCTAGAGCACACTTCCTATCTAAGCCCTGGAGGTCAGATCCAGTTGGCCACGTCACTTTTGGGCGCTCACTAATCAAATCGTGTGTCTGCTTTATGCTACTTTGGCAAGAAATCTGTAACCAAATTGCATTTTCCTCATCTATAatcagcattttttccccTATATTTTGCTTGTCACAATTTTCAGTTCCCTAATTGCATGacttgaatttcaaaatttccTGAccaaaaagtgaagaaaacattttttttaagaaacatGCCAAGCAGAATAGTAAGTTTGCCgctagggttttttttttgcctcaacCTAtagaataacaaaaaatactcTGAAAGCATTTTTGATGCCAAAAATCATAATTTATAAAAATAGAACTGAGAAACAGCCGTGGGTAACGCTGACACACGGTATGGCGTGAGTTGAACGTCAGTGGCTTTTCAACGTGGCCCGGTGGTTTATTTCCAGACTTCTGTGGACCAAATACAGCACAAGTGACAAACTCAAGGCCTTTTGGCCTCATGTCATGTTCTACAGCCTGCAAAAGcttgtcacttttttcttGCCCAAAATGGCAATTATGCAATATTAGGGTTCCCACAAGTGGTGAAATATAATAGTTTGAAACGTTTTCCTGCTATATGTAATTTAATCGGACATAAAGTCCTTTTATATTTGTCTATGGTTTTTATTAGCTGACAGCActggcgtagccaagccggggcgagccggggcggcgccccggttgaaaaaaatcgagctttttcgattcttcattttcatgccgtttttttctttcggtcttgcgcgaatgtgcttgcgctattctatgtgcgcgatgttatccattcaccgtttgcctcccggacccggatgttgttttagcgatcagcgaacggcgtgggtgatgttcgattttttttcctgtgggtgtgcgcccctactggaaaaattcctggctacgccactggCTGACAGTATTGACACTGAAAAGGACACTAGATTGATAACTGAACCCACAACTTTCAAGTTGGGACACAAACACTTCACGACTGAAATTagatgctttgttttttcatttataattGACTTTGTGATTTGtgatcatttcatttaaaGAGCTTTTATATGTCTTGTAGGTGACGAACGAAGCAAATATATGAATTTTGAAAACTATATTTGTATATGCATTGCTATGATTGATCTTTATATCATTTTCAAAACTGgattaaaaaattattatattcATTGTACCTATCTTGCTCCTCTTGCTAAcacatttttacacatttcCTGACGCGAtattttaaagattaaagtttaaaattaaagattaaagtcccaatgatcgtcacacacacacctgggtgtggtgaaatttgtcctctgcatttaacccatccccgtgtgattttaatccatcccctgggggagaggggagcagtgagcagcagcggtgccgcgctcgggaatcagttggtgatctaaccccccaattccaacccttaatgctgagtgccaagcagggaggcaatgggtcccatttttatagtctttggtatgacccggccggggtttgaacccacaaccttccagtctcagggcggacactctaccactaggccactgagctttactttttatttgaccTATTCAAGTGTTTCTAATCAGTTTTCTTTACATtatcttttttaaaaggaagacaaaaaataggATGATTGTTTAGGGGAGTAGATTTTGTTACACAGCATACGGGAATCTGAATCTGGAGACTGAGTTTCACTTGTTTGCCGCTAGAGGGCGAccgattgtttttctttgaatcAACGGCGGAGAATAGATGAAGAAGAGGACTTTTAAATTCTGCTCTGGCGGACCTTCTGTACACGCCGAATACTTAATAACGTTTATGACGAGTCAAGTTCTAAGCTTTTGAACGTTAACGTTTCGGAGCAACGTTGACAAACACGATGGAGACGTCGGGGGCAGATGGCTCCTCTCAGCAGCCGATTGTGTTCTTCGATTTAGAGACAACTGGACTGGGTAAGGTGGAAAGAAAGTACGACAGAAACTTAGGTACAAAATGACTGTGGTAAAAGTCGAAATGCTGACTCTGTGTTAGTTTTTAGGATAAACCCTCAAGTTGGAAATCTTTAGAGCTACAACGCTACTATGACTTCCAAGTTTGATTTACTCCATGACCATGCAATAATCCAATTTAATGGGAATCagaaaattatttcaaaatttcTGTAGGATTAATCTGAAGTAATAGAACTGAGTATTCTTTGAATTATCCCATCGATTAATCATGTAATTGCTTAAAATTACTtaattgctttaaaaaaacattgtttaaaCCACAATGCCAATCAACCAAGTGGAGGAACTATTGATTCATTGATAAACTGACAAAATAATTCGGATTTTgccaatattaaaataattgttagCTGGAGCCCATTGTATTGTAATAGCACCACAAAGTATGTGGCTTTAAAGGTTGAGGCATGCTTTTGGCCAGTCAGCATTGGACATTATTTAAGTGTCACCATCAGGGCCAACGTGCGAGCTGGTCCAGCTGGCGGCGCTGAGCGGAGGCTGCTCTCTCAACCTCTACACAGTCCCTCGCTGTCGAATGGAACCGGGCGCCGCCAGGGTGACAGGCCTCACTGTGCGCCGACGGCGGCTGTACCTCCACGGCCGCCCCGTGCCCACCAGCCCCCTGCGGGAGGTGCTGCTCTCCTTCCTCGCCTTCCTTCAAAGGCTCCATCGCCCCCTGCTGGCGGGCCACAACATCCGCCGCTTCGACTGCCGACCTCTGACCCGAGCCCTGGATGAGACGGGCCTTCGAGCGCAGTTCGATGCGTCAGTCGCCGGCTACGTGGACACGTTGCATTTGGCCCGGGAGGTGCTGAGGGATTGCGGCATGCGCAGCTTCAAGCAGGAGTACTTAGTGAAGGAGTTGATGGGCATGAACTACAATGCTCACGACGCTTTTGAGGACGTGCTCTCTTTGCAGAAGCTTTACTATGTGCTGCAACCCAAGCCGGAGATGGTGGCACACTATACGTTCAGTCTGAGTGACGTGAAGAAGGTCGCTGCTGCCGACGAATTGAGCAGAGCTCCCAAAGGCGGGCGCCTGCTGCCAGGACAGCGCCTCCTTTGGCAGCACCTGGAACAATCAGTCAAGAATATTGATGGGAGCGCGGCATAACGCCACAGAACTTAGCGTTGACATTGGTGACCAAATTTCTAAAGTCATCTCATACTCAGATGAACTCCgtgacattatttttctacTGCCAAATAAatctaataaatattttttactggctcttaaaatgttttgtttgcaggCGATCCAGCAAACAATGGCTTTGCTCATGGGCCCACTGGcagtcaggaaaaaaaagaaacaatataAAACTTTACACCAACAGTCAAGTGACAGCGCAAAGCTTTTATTGAATCACTTTGACGTTAACATTTTCTGCAGTTCCCATGCGACAGCAAGGCTTTGCTCCAGAATGctttgaacaacaacaacaacaaaaagaagccTAAAATTGCCTTTGAGCGTGCAAAGTGCAAATCAGATTGCTAACAAACCCGTGACTGAAAAGCTAAGctacaatgaaagaaaacgtTTAGTTGACAGTGACAACATTTGGTGATCAAACAATGCgggcaaaacattttgactggAGCATGCGGAAAACGACATCCAGCGGTAATCAAAACATCAGTagtgaaataaaaacttgCAGCTGGTTAGAACAAAGTGCACTTCTTGGCCATAGGTAACAGGAAGTAGAACAGAAGGATCGGAAAATACATCTCAAGTACATCTCATGTTCTGACAAGGACCAAATATACTAAACGTTAAAATATGATCAAACTTGATGCAGCATTTTTAACTAAAACATTTGCCCTTTTCGGTCATgctttgttggatttttttgtttcctccaGTAGCAAATATTTcctgtaattgttttttttgcttgcaatAGAACCCCCAAAGAGGAAGCATGTGATGATAACCATAGAAGTGGCACTGTGGAACTTGACaaactgaacttttttttactgcataaAAGGTAAGTTCTGTTATCATCTGTCAttcttgtttggcatgcacaaacttggtcaataaagctgattctgattatttacatttgtattaCAGTCAAAAATGTTAAGAATGAGGGCTGCAGCTGTCAAACTTTCTAGACATGACACTATTTAACAACGCAATGTGCCATTGTTATCGCTGACCACTTGAGGGCGCCAGCCTCACATTCTACTCCATAATATTGGGgactttgagtgtgtgtggctttggtgggtgggtggggccTGGCCTGGTGAGTGACGTGGGAGCCAGTGAAAATCTTAACTATTGCATTCATCGTTTTAGCCCTTGAATGTTACGTAATGTTTATAAGTAGTTTTGTAATGAGGACAACTTTGAAGTTAGCTGGCTTGTGCTCcactttggaggttccacAGTCGATGATATTGAACAGGAAGTATTTAGCAGTGGAGGACTAGTCAATTCTCAGTGCAGTCATCCAAAGGTACATGTATGAGACATGCATCAAGCATCTCATCACAAGCTTGGATGATCCAACTGGAAACACGGCTTAATTCACAGCAATTACAAAGACTGAAGTAGAGCGTTGGCGTTTCCGGTGCATTTTGTCgtacagtaaatattttttgcattcttCATGCACGCATTCTGAACGCCATTCTGCATTCCTCAACAGAGTTAACACAAGGAAACGTGTTGAACATGTTCCGCATCCTCTACCAGTGTAAATGTTGCATTTCTTGTACCAGTGTTTCAGCATTCACGTTCGACTGTTGCGTGAGAATCAGCGTGTAAGCTCTAGAATCCTTTGTTTCGGCAATTATCTTTATTTCTAAACACGTTTCAACTTTGTGTagtcatgttttcccattttggTCAAATTGAAACCATGATTGAGATTCTAATTCCCATTCGCATCGTTCTGCACCACTGTGAATGCGTTTCAGCCTTCCGTTAATTTCCTAATTCTTGGTATTCACATTGGCGCAGAACGCAGAAATGTTTTCACAGCCAAAGAAATGAATTAACCCTGTTTGACGTGATATAAAAATCTGGAGTTCCAGAATATACTGTACTGTGCTTTGAACCATATTGTGTTGGATGAATGGTGAGGAAATGCAGGATGagacaaatgttatttttagtacaTGCTGTATACCGCTAAAAATAGCCATCGGGCCACAAATAGCCCCCGGACTGTATTTTGGACAGCGGTGGTGGACGGGTTGCCTTT is part of the Syngnathus acus chromosome 6, fSynAcu1.2, whole genome shotgun sequence genome and encodes:
- the LOC119124071 gene encoding DNA polymerase III subunit epsilon-like translates to MQLDFISRCAPRQKAKLKGTQEKSRLLRGKQKRERAGALPVWASNSREKGKGNGPLPRKRKLTLTQRAIKAAIWTLARRQSKARRFFTMSYTVVFFDLETTGLDTQKCDIIQIAAVCNRRVFNTYVVPRCALTKEASDVTGFSLANGCLFRHGKPMDTVPLRQALDSFMEFLSSFCGPLYLAAHNANRFDAPVLNRVLREFSLLHPFQSVVFAYLDTFLLSKRMFRNFYSYSLAYMVQYFLEKSYDAHNALEDARMLQELFQVWKPGRNVVLNCLI
- the LOC119124084 gene encoding uncharacterized protein LOC119124084 — protein: METSGADGSSQQPIVFFDLETTGLGPTCELVQLAALSGGCSLNLYTVPRCRMEPGAARVTGLTVRRRRLYLHGRPVPTSPLREVLLSFLAFLQRLHRPLLAGHNIRRFDCRPLTRALDETGLRAQFDASVAGYVDTLHLAREVLRDCGMRSFKQEYLVKELMGMNYNAHDAFEDVLSLQKLYYVLQPKPEMVAHYTFSLSDVKKVAAADELSRAPKGGRLLPGQRLLWQHLEQSVKNIDGSAA